The Mucilaginibacter mallensis genome has a segment encoding these proteins:
- a CDS encoding family 43 glycosylhydrolase: MISISHLLKTSSGKTMLKHFSAIIGLTMLLASPALAQGKTDTAAVGNPFITDIYTADPSAHVWKDGRLYVYPSHDIAPARGCDLMDQYHVYSTDDMVHWKDEGEILRASQVEWGRPEGGFMWAPDCAYKNGTYYFYFPHPSDTKWNDSWKIGVATSKSPAKGFVSKGYIKGLESMIDPCVFVDDDGQAYFYYGGGGTCKGGKLKDNMVEIDGEMQKMEGLEDFHEASWVHKRNGIYYLSYSDNHDVNGKHNQMRYATSTNPLGPWTYKGIYMDPTDSYTNHGSIVEFKGQWYAFYHNSSISHQDWLRSICVDKLYYNADGTIQKVVPTAAISK, encoded by the coding sequence ATGATATCTATATCTCATTTATTAAAAACATCATCAGGCAAAACCATGTTGAAACACTTTTCTGCAATTATAGGCTTAACTATGTTACTGGCTTCCCCTGCCCTCGCCCAAGGGAAAACTGATACCGCAGCTGTGGGCAATCCTTTCATAACGGACATCTACACTGCCGACCCGTCTGCACATGTTTGGAAAGATGGCCGGCTTTATGTGTACCCCTCGCACGATATAGCCCCTGCGCGCGGCTGTGACCTGATGGACCAGTACCACGTTTACTCAACCGACGACATGGTGCACTGGAAGGACGAAGGCGAAATATTGCGCGCCAGTCAGGTTGAGTGGGGCCGCCCCGAAGGAGGCTTTATGTGGGCGCCTGATTGTGCCTATAAAAATGGTACTTACTATTTCTACTTCCCGCATCCAAGCGACACCAAGTGGAACGATTCCTGGAAAATTGGCGTTGCCACCAGTAAAAGCCCGGCAAAAGGCTTTGTATCAAAGGGCTATATAAAAGGGCTTGAATCCATGATCGACCCATGTGTATTTGTTGACGATGACGGACAAGCCTATTTTTATTACGGCGGGGGCGGCACCTGCAAAGGCGGCAAGCTAAAAGACAATATGGTAGAGATTGATGGTGAAATGCAAAAAATGGAGGGTCTGGAAGATTTTCATGAAGCCAGCTGGGTTCATAAAAGAAATGGCATTTACTACCTTTCATATTCTGATAACCACGATGTTAATGGCAAACATAATCAAATGCGCTATGCAACCAGCACCAATCCTTTAGGGCCATGGACTTACAAAGGTATTTACATGGATCCCACCGATAGCTATACCAACCACGGTTCAATAGTAGAGTTTAAAGGCCAGTGGTATGCATTTTATCATAATAGCTCTATTTCGCACCAGGATTGGTTAAGATCAATTTGTGTGGATAAACTTTACTACAATGCCGATGGTACAATTCAAAAAGTTGTGCCAACTGCTGCTATAAGCAAATAA
- a CDS encoding DUF3823 domain-containing protein, which translates to MKKLISRILMGVAILASSACTKIDNYPGPNASFQGNIISSTGGNFPTSGGSTQIWMQQIGWTAPQTIPSKFDGTFEDTQLFSGGYKVVPTGGAFWPVYDTVTVNLTKGTTHNFTVTPYLVIKNFTATLNGTTLTLTYDIDAPVVAGLPTIKDTQPYVNTTALVGTGASIQVFSDANAVTINQDFIDMTAADKSRTLTVPNLIPGRTFFVRVGVRLSDSYNSSNFSNIIQIDVPKQ; encoded by the coding sequence ATGAAAAAACTGATTAGCAGAATTTTAATGGGCGTAGCAATACTTGCGAGTTCTGCGTGCACAAAAATAGATAATTACCCCGGTCCAAACGCTTCATTTCAGGGTAATATAATATCATCAACAGGCGGTAATTTCCCTACATCAGGCGGCAGTACCCAAATTTGGATGCAGCAAATTGGCTGGACCGCTCCGCAAACTATCCCTAGTAAATTCGATGGGACTTTTGAGGACACTCAACTGTTTAGCGGGGGCTATAAGGTTGTACCTACCGGAGGTGCCTTTTGGCCTGTTTATGACACGGTAACCGTCAATCTTACTAAGGGTACAACGCATAACTTTACCGTTACGCCTTACCTGGTGATCAAAAATTTCACCGCGACTTTAAACGGTACAACGCTAACCCTAACGTATGATATTGATGCGCCGGTAGTAGCGGGTTTGCCTACTATTAAGGATACGCAGCCTTATGTTAATACAACCGCCCTTGTAGGTACAGGAGCTTCAATACAGGTTTTCTCTGACGCAAACGCCGTAACCATTAATCAAGACTTTATTGATATGACCGCAGCCGATAAATCGAGGACCTTAACAGTGCCTAACCTTATACCGGGCCGTACATTTTTTGTACGCGTTGGGGTGCGTTTAAGCGATAGTTACAACAGCTCCAATTTTTCTAACATAATACAGATAGATGTTCCTAAACAATAA
- a CDS encoding RagB/SusD family nutrient uptake outer membrane protein, translated as MKSIKKLLIAICIVTGALVTSCQKLNIAPTNIFTSDVIFNSQAGIQSFLATIYQDLPIEDFKYVPSTNDGAESPAGFEHGGNDWQEFYNEAACTGEEVGPWSGMDIGTGFGFWPYGDIRNVNIMIAELPKHASELTQTGVDQLLGEAHFLRAYYYFGLAKRYGGVPIITVAQDPGAPLATLQVHRDKEQAVWDFIAAELDLGYKMMPATSDAGRANKYVAAALKSRAMLYAACVAKYGSVNYVDGEARASGAVGIPASAATGYFQAAYDAAKLLDGVYSLYNGTPGDKVQNYVDLFLKPNSPENIFIKQYSIANHTAHSWDDTMSPRYFTANALSRSYPTLDLVSLWGNLPVTNPDGTPTRFNNRADIMQGLEPRLLATIYFPGATLRGLTFDMQRGIYPSFSGTAAAEVAKPANSRSYILSGSTATLYQGLQVIGFTGPWTGGDELTRTGFYVRKYIDYTKLQSTVNLNTSVQPWIDFRYAEILLNRAEAAVELGNTSDALADINLIRDRAGAALYSSIDLTKVRNERCMELAFENQYYWDLKRWRTADVVLDKAHFKGLMPYYVYDENKYIFLAEPELFNREYTFPKQNYYEPIPGGEIANNPNLLPNNPGY; from the coding sequence ATGAAAAGTATAAAAAAATTACTTATTGCGATATGCATCGTTACAGGAGCTTTGGTAACCTCCTGCCAAAAGTTAAATATTGCACCAACAAATATCTTCACGTCTGATGTTATATTTAACAGTCAGGCGGGCATTCAGTCGTTTTTAGCAACGATATACCAGGATTTACCCATCGAGGATTTTAAATACGTGCCCAGCACAAATGATGGTGCTGAAAGTCCTGCAGGCTTCGAACACGGAGGTAATGATTGGCAGGAATTTTATAACGAAGCCGCATGTACAGGCGAAGAGGTTGGCCCCTGGAGCGGTATGGATATTGGCACAGGCTTTGGCTTCTGGCCATACGGCGATATCAGGAATGTTAACATAATGATAGCCGAGCTGCCTAAGCATGCTTCTGAACTAACCCAGACAGGTGTAGATCAGCTTTTGGGCGAAGCTCACTTTTTAAGAGCTTACTATTATTTTGGTTTGGCTAAACGTTATGGCGGTGTACCCATTATAACAGTTGCGCAAGATCCGGGCGCACCATTGGCAACATTGCAGGTACATCGCGATAAGGAACAAGCTGTTTGGGATTTTATCGCTGCCGAGCTTGATCTGGGTTACAAAATGATGCCCGCAACCAGCGATGCTGGAAGAGCTAACAAGTATGTTGCAGCGGCGTTAAAATCACGGGCAATGTTATATGCTGCCTGTGTTGCCAAATATGGTTCCGTAAATTATGTTGACGGAGAAGCACGTGCATCAGGTGCAGTAGGCATCCCCGCCTCAGCAGCTACCGGGTATTTCCAGGCAGCTTATGATGCCGCAAAATTACTTGATGGCGTGTACTCGCTTTATAATGGAACCCCGGGTGATAAGGTACAGAATTATGTTGATCTGTTCCTGAAACCCAACAGCCCTGAGAATATATTTATAAAACAGTATTCTATAGCTAACCACACAGCCCATAGCTGGGATGATACCATGTCGCCGCGCTACTTTACAGCTAATGCACTTTCACGCTCATACCCTACGCTGGATTTGGTAAGCCTTTGGGGAAATTTACCGGTAACCAACCCCGATGGCACACCTACGCGTTTTAATAACCGTGCGGATATAATGCAGGGTCTTGAACCAAGGTTGCTGGCTACTATTTATTTCCCGGGAGCAACATTAAGAGGGCTTACCTTTGATATGCAAAGAGGTATTTACCCATCTTTTAGCGGAACAGCTGCCGCTGAAGTTGCAAAACCGGCTAACTCACGCTCATACATACTTTCAGGTTCTACAGCAACACTGTACCAGGGCTTGCAGGTTATTGGCTTTACAGGGCCATGGACAGGCGGTGATGAATTAACGCGCACAGGTTTTTATGTACGTAAATATATTGATTACACTAAGCTCCAGTCAACGGTTAATCTGAACACGAGCGTACAGCCATGGATAGACTTTCGTTATGCGGAAATATTGTTGAACCGTGCCGAAGCTGCTGTTGAATTAGGCAATACCAGCGATGCACTAGCCGATATCAACCTGATAAGGGACAGGGCCGGTGCGGCACTTTATTCGTCTATCGACCTGACTAAGGTACGTAATGAAAGGTGCATGGAACTTGCCTTTGAAAACCAGTATTACTGGGATCTGAAAAGATGGCGCACCGCTGATGTGGTGTTGGACAAAGCGCATTTTAAAGGCCTGATGCCATATTATGTATATGACGAAAACAAATACATTTTCCTTGCCGAACCCGAGTTGTTTAACCGTGAATATACTTTCCCGAAACAAAATTATTACGAACCAATTCCGGGTGGAGAAATTGCAAATAACCCGAATCTGCTGCCTAATAATCCTGGTTATTAA
- a CDS encoding SusC/RagA family TonB-linked outer membrane protein — MKKLKYLLILFFLFPLSLLAQQTSISGKVIDLTDGSTLPGVSVKIKGTTTGAVTDAGGRFTLTVPGTNAILQVSFIGYEIKEVTVKNIKGGVIALNPTNKSLDEVVVVGYGVQKRATVTGSIATIQNKDIITTKNESVVNMLTGKIPGIRIVQKTAEPGSYDNDLNIRGFQTAPLIVIDGVIGGDQSTLGRMDPNEIESISVLKDAAASIYGVRAAGGAILITTKKGSTNGQVNINYSVNDAVQTFLGMPQGVGAVDYMLLTNEKAKRDFQNNFVSNVTPVYSYADILPWLNGTNKSADWSDLVFNKTANQISHNLNIDGGNDKISYFFNFGYQQQDGVYKTGDLNYNKYNFRSNVTVSIAKGLKAQILTSGWMDQKNQPLTPEWEVYKYTWNQIPINQIYANNNPLYPNVMPDNQNPAIMTNDSEVGSIVAKNKSFTSQLNLTYSIPGISGLTAKALFNVDYGVYDYNQIQNTFNLYTYDAANDVYLPQSVNSPSGITRQYYTHFNTLSQITLNYAHTFFQDHNVTAMFTYEQSHNTADNFNAYRDTNIPIDYLFGGLANSNMSGGQDAGALQDFAHKSFIGRLNYDYKGKYLAEFSFRRDGTSLYQPGPDQWGFFPGASVGWVLTKESFVRNLVSDKILSNLKLRASYGKVGDEAGNAYNYVTGYTYPVNSYIFGATPVNGSAPKLGNPGLTWPVSTIKNIGLDFGLLNGKINGTIEVFRNDRTGLVATPSTVLPGTVGAPTPQINYNSDRVQGLDFSVSYRNTFGQLGVNLTGNIGTTRLEDMTVLQGTFGNEFQQWQSSQSNRYQNIWWGPTYAGQFTSYKQIQNYGVNMGGGNNSVIPGDYYYQDTNHDGVIDSKDNTPIATSDIPLYNYGLTIGLNYKGFDMTLLLQGAAGVYVQYGEQFASPLMYGRSALTRFLDSWHTVDPSANVFDPNTQWVPGYYPAMGSPDAQGTKAIQNASYLRVKTLEFGYSISPLVLKHIGVKKLRFYVNSYNLLTFTGLKNYDPEHQGPNPTDNGNFSVALGGYTYPENRTFNLGASVSF, encoded by the coding sequence ATGAAAAAATTAAAGTACTTACTTATTCTTTTCTTTCTTTTCCCGCTTAGTTTGTTAGCCCAGCAAACCTCGATCAGCGGAAAAGTGATAGACTTAACCGATGGGTCAACACTTCCGGGGGTAAGTGTAAAAATTAAAGGCACAACCACCGGCGCTGTTACTGATGCAGGCGGAAGGTTCACGCTTACCGTACCCGGCACCAATGCTATTTTACAGGTATCCTTCATAGGTTATGAAATAAAGGAAGTCACCGTTAAAAACATAAAAGGTGGCGTAATAGCTTTAAATCCCACCAATAAAAGCCTTGATGAAGTGGTAGTTGTAGGCTACGGTGTGCAAAAAAGGGCCACTGTAACCGGCTCAATAGCAACGATTCAGAATAAAGACATCATAACAACAAAAAATGAAAGCGTTGTAAACATGCTAACCGGTAAAATACCAGGTATCCGTATTGTTCAAAAAACTGCCGAACCAGGATCTTATGACAATGATTTGAATATCAGAGGTTTTCAAACAGCTCCATTAATTGTAATTGATGGTGTAATTGGCGGAGACCAGTCAACATTAGGCAGGATGGATCCAAATGAAATTGAAAGTATCTCTGTGCTGAAAGATGCCGCGGCGTCTATATATGGTGTAAGGGCTGCTGGCGGTGCCATTTTGATAACAACTAAAAAAGGATCAACAAACGGACAAGTTAACATCAATTATTCAGTTAATGATGCAGTACAAACATTTTTGGGAATGCCCCAGGGCGTAGGCGCTGTAGATTATATGCTGCTGACTAATGAGAAAGCCAAACGCGATTTCCAAAATAACTTTGTTAGCAATGTAACTCCGGTATATTCTTATGCAGACATACTGCCATGGCTCAACGGCACTAACAAATCTGCCGATTGGTCGGATCTTGTTTTCAACAAAACAGCCAACCAAATCAGCCATAATTTAAATATTGATGGCGGAAATGACAAGATAAGCTATTTCTTCAACTTTGGTTACCAGCAACAGGACGGCGTTTATAAAACCGGGGATTTAAACTACAACAAGTATAATTTCCGCTCAAACGTTACCGTTAGCATAGCCAAAGGGTTAAAAGCACAGATATTAACATCGGGCTGGATGGATCAGAAAAACCAGCCTTTAACCCCCGAGTGGGAGGTTTATAAGTATACCTGGAATCAGATCCCTATAAACCAGATCTATGCTAATAACAATCCTTTATACCCTAATGTAATGCCTGATAACCAGAATCCTGCTATCATGACTAATGACAGCGAGGTAGGTTCAATTGTGGCCAAGAATAAAAGCTTTACAAGCCAGTTAAACTTAACGTATAGCATACCCGGCATATCCGGACTAACTGCCAAGGCTTTGTTTAATGTTGATTACGGGGTTTATGACTATAATCAAATACAAAACACATTTAATTTATATACTTACGACGCCGCTAATGATGTTTATTTACCACAATCAGTAAATTCCCCTTCTGGCATAACCCGCCAATATTACACGCATTTTAATACGTTAAGCCAGATTACATTAAATTATGCGCATACCTTCTTCCAGGATCATAACGTAACTGCCATGTTTACCTATGAGCAAAGCCATAACACTGCTGATAACTTTAATGCTTACCGGGACACTAACATACCTATAGACTATTTATTTGGGGGCCTGGCAAATTCAAATATGAGTGGCGGTCAGGATGCTGGTGCTTTACAGGATTTCGCGCACAAGAGTTTTATAGGAAGGCTTAACTACGATTATAAAGGAAAGTATCTTGCTGAATTCAGCTTTCGCCGTGATGGAACCAGTTTGTATCAGCCGGGTCCCGATCAATGGGGCTTCTTCCCGGGCGCATCAGTAGGCTGGGTTTTAACTAAAGAAAGCTTCGTTCGTAATTTAGTTTCTGATAAGATCCTCTCCAACCTAAAGCTTAGGGCTTCTTATGGTAAAGTTGGTGATGAGGCTGGTAATGCATACAATTATGTAACCGGCTATACCTACCCCGTAAACTCTTATATTTTTGGAGCTACTCCCGTGAACGGCTCAGCGCCAAAACTTGGCAACCCGGGTTTAACATGGCCGGTAAGTACCATAAAGAATATAGGACTTGATTTCGGCCTGCTTAATGGAAAAATTAACGGAACTATTGAAGTTTTCAGAAACGACAGGACAGGATTGGTAGCCACACCTTCCACAGTTCTACCCGGCACTGTGGGTGCCCCTACGCCACAGATCAACTACAATAGCGACAGGGTGCAAGGTTTGGACTTTAGCGTATCCTACAGGAATACATTTGGCCAACTGGGTGTAAACCTTACCGGTAATATAGGCACAACCCGCTTAGAGGACATGACTGTTTTACAAGGCACTTTTGGCAACGAATTTCAACAATGGCAGTCAAGCCAATCCAACAGATACCAGAACATATGGTGGGGCCCTACTTACGCCGGGCAGTTTACCAGTTACAAGCAAATACAGAATTATGGTGTGAACATGGGCGGAGGTAATAATAGTGTGATTCCCGGTGATTATTATTATCAGGACACGAATCATGACGGGGTAATAGATTCAAAGGATAACACGCCTATTGCAACTTCTGATATTCCATTATATAACTATGGCCTCACCATTGGCTTAAATTATAAAGGGTTTGATATGACCCTGCTTTTACAAGGTGCCGCCGGTGTTTACGTGCAATACGGCGAGCAATTTGCGTCGCCGCTGATGTATGGCAGAAGCGCGTTAACCCGCTTCCTTGACAGCTGGCATACAGTAGACCCTAGTGCAAATGTTTTTGACCCTAACACGCAATGGGTACCAGGGTATTACCCTGCAATGGGCTCGCCAGATGCGCAAGGCACAAAAGCAATACAGAATGCCAGTTACCTGCGTGTAAAAACACTTGAATTTGGTTATTCTATATCCCCTTTAGTTTTGAAACATATAGGCGTTAAAAAATTAAGGTTTTATGTAAACAGCTACAACCTGCTAACATTCACCGGGCTGAAGAACTACGACCCTGAACACCAGGGCCCTAATCCAACAGACAATGGCAATTTTAGTGTAGCATTAGGAGGATATACATATCCAGAGAACAGGACTTTTAACTTGGGAGCTTCCGTTTCCTTTTAA
- a CDS encoding lectin, whose translation MKKIKLIVLAAIAIIAVGCKKNSSDQANTTLNSKLKSRALASATGDVVGKIVVGYQGWFAAIGDGSPINAWWHWSNDQSQAPSTSNVGIKSWPDVRDYTSIYQTGFANLNNGQPASLFSSFTDQTVNTQFQWMQQNGIDCAALQRFDPNGSEGPIRDAITAKVKTAAEATGRKFYIMYDVSGWTNMQPEIKTDWTNKMSAYTSSSAYAKQNGKPVVCIWGFGFNDTNHPWTADVCLDVINWFKAQGCYVIGGVPTQWRTAPSGQDSRPGFLATYTAFNMLSPWMIGRIGNVSDADNYYNNVNIPDQAYCNSNGIDYQPCVLPGDLQEHQRVHGDFMWHQFYNMVKLGCQGIYISMFDEYNEGNQIAKTAETQASVPAGSGFVSLDEDGTACSADYYMRLTGDGGKMLKGQIALTATRPTSPVVTVSSVAPIGQTVTFKGSNNLYVSSENGTQPMTCNRTTAQGWETFLVVDAGGGKIALQTQGKYVSSENGTQAITCNRTTYGPWEEFSWVSNADGTVSLLGNNGKFVSSENGTQAMTCNRTTAGPWESFKINQ comes from the coding sequence ATGAAAAAAATTAAGTTAATCGTATTAGCGGCAATTGCAATTATAGCAGTTGGCTGTAAAAAAAATAGCAGTGATCAAGCAAACACAACACTAAATAGTAAACTAAAGTCGAGGGCATTAGCATCGGCAACTGGTGATGTTGTCGGAAAGATTGTGGTAGGTTACCAGGGATGGTTTGCTGCAATAGGCGATGGCTCGCCTATAAATGCATGGTGGCATTGGTCCAATGATCAGTCACAGGCACCATCAACAAGCAATGTAGGTATAAAATCATGGCCCGATGTGCGTGATTACACATCCATTTATCAAACAGGATTTGCTAACCTTAACAACGGGCAGCCTGCATCTCTGTTTTCATCCTTTACCGATCAGACGGTGAATACACAATTCCAGTGGATGCAGCAAAATGGAATTGATTGTGCCGCTTTGCAGCGATTCGACCCCAATGGATCTGAAGGGCCAATCCGGGACGCAATAACGGCTAAGGTTAAAACAGCAGCTGAGGCTACAGGCCGTAAGTTTTACATTATGTATGATGTAAGCGGCTGGACAAATATGCAACCGGAAATTAAAACCGATTGGACAAATAAAATGTCGGCCTATACCTCATCTTCTGCTTATGCCAAACAAAACGGCAAGCCGGTAGTATGTATCTGGGGCTTTGGTTTTAATGATACCAATCACCCATGGACCGCCGATGTATGCCTTGATGTAATTAACTGGTTTAAAGCACAGGGTTGCTATGTTATTGGCGGGGTACCAACCCAATGGCGTACAGCTCCAAGTGGTCAGGATTCAAGGCCGGGCTTTTTAGCTACTTATACCGCTTTCAATATGCTGTCTCCATGGATGATCGGCAGGATCGGAAATGTAAGCGATGCTGATAACTATTATAACAATGTAAACATTCCTGATCAGGCTTACTGTAACTCAAACGGCATTGATTATCAACCATGTGTACTGCCAGGCGATTTACAGGAGCATCAAAGGGTACATGGAGATTTTATGTGGCATCAATTTTATAACATGGTGAAATTGGGCTGTCAGGGAATTTATATTTCGATGTTTGATGAGTATAATGAAGGTAACCAGATCGCTAAAACCGCCGAAACACAGGCCTCTGTGCCCGCAGGGTCTGGCTTTGTTTCATTAGACGAAGATGGTACTGCCTGCTCTGCAGACTATTATATGAGGTTAACCGGAGATGGAGGAAAGATGTTAAAAGGTCAAATTGCGCTCACAGCTACCCGCCCAACATCCCCAGTAGTAACTGTAAGCAGTGTTGCACCTATTGGGCAAACGGTAACTTTTAAAGGTTCAAACAACTTATATGTAAGCAGTGAAAATGGAACACAGCCCATGACTTGTAACCGTACTACGGCACAAGGCTGGGAAACATTTTTAGTTGTTGATGCCGGAGGCGGAAAAATAGCATTACAAACCCAGGGAAAGTACGTGTCATCAGAAAATGGCACCCAGGCAATCACCTGCAACCGAACAACATATGGCCCCTGGGAGGAATTCAGCTGGGTAAGCAATGCTGATGGAACAGTTTCTTTATTAGGGAATAATGGGAAATTTGTTTCCAGTGAAAATGGCACACAGGCCATGACGTGTAACAGAACCACTGCCGGGCCGTGGGAATCATTTAAAATAAATCAATAG
- a CDS encoding Type 1 glutamine amidotransferase-like domain-containing protein encodes MKIILLPINANIMKLLLTSSGISNTSIKNALVDLLGKPIAESNALFIPTAIYPFPYGARYAWNPISGQSQSPFCQLGWKSMGLLELTALPSIEKDVWLPAVQDADALLVWGGDPLYLSYWLQQSGLADLLPSLLHKMVYVGVSAGSMAVSSTFGETYSNPRGGSGTPLMSQSILFSTPQGEISRTFVMARGAGLVDFALIPHLNNENHPDASMANAEKWAAMLPVPVYAIDDQTAIKVVGGIVEIVSEGHWRLFTP; translated from the coding sequence ATGAAAATAATACTTTTACCTATTAACGCCAACATCATGAAGCTTCTTCTCACATCAAGCGGCATTAGCAACACGAGCATTAAGAATGCGCTGGTCGACCTTTTGGGCAAACCCATCGCCGAATCTAATGCACTCTTTATTCCGACGGCGATATACCCGTTCCCTTATGGCGCTCGTTATGCATGGAATCCAATCAGTGGGCAAAGCCAATCCCCCTTCTGTCAGTTGGGTTGGAAGTCTATGGGACTGCTGGAACTCACTGCGCTCCCCAGTATCGAAAAAGATGTTTGGCTCCCTGCGGTACAGGATGCTGACGCATTGCTGGTTTGGGGAGGCGATCCCTTGTACCTGAGCTACTGGCTGCAACAGTCGGGATTGGCAGACCTTTTGCCATCGCTGCTACACAAGATGGTGTATGTGGGCGTGAGCGCCGGAAGCATGGCGGTGAGTTCCACCTTCGGAGAGACTTATAGCAATCCTCGCGGTGGAAGTGGCACGCCGCTGATGTCGCAAAGTATTTTATTCTCTACTCCTCAGGGAGAAATAAGCAGAACATTCGTTATGGCCCGGGGAGCAGGATTGGTTGATTTTGCGTTGATTCCGCACCTGAATAATGAGAACCATCCGGACGCTTCCATGGCTAACGCGGAAAAATGGGCTGCAATGCTGCCGGTACCGGTGTATGCTATTGATGATCAGACTGCTATTAAAGTGGTCGGCGGCATTGTTGAAATTGTCTCCGAAGGGCATTGGAGATTGTTTACACCTTAA
- a CDS encoding Swt1 family HEPN domain-containing protein: MNDKPNIREWMFRALMFEAEAEQFKSAGIRIGADNEHVEKVLMEETLSPFSIPIRNEGLRMSRIYALINCFENSVRDLIKERLKEKFDTDWWEKGAPKNVKEFAQKRQQATKDNSWLEGDNTELIEFIEFGHLSDIIIQNWLDFSDLIPTQHWLKQRMDELEKARNYVAHNRLLLPSEFRRIEQYINDWNKQVGF; this comes from the coding sequence ATGAATGATAAACCGAACATAAGAGAATGGATGTTCCGAGCATTAATGTTTGAAGCTGAGGCGGAGCAATTCAAGAGTGCCGGTATAAGAATTGGTGCTGATAACGAGCATGTAGAAAAAGTTTTAATGGAAGAAACTTTATCCCCATTTTCTATTCCTATACGTAATGAAGGGCTTCGAATGTCCAGAATTTACGCGTTGATTAATTGCTTTGAAAATTCCGTTCGTGATTTAATCAAAGAAAGATTGAAAGAGAAGTTCGACACAGACTGGTGGGAAAAAGGTGCACCAAAAAATGTCAAAGAATTTGCTCAAAAAAGACAACAAGCTACCAAAGACAATTCTTGGTTAGAAGGTGACAATACAGAATTGATTGAGTTTATAGAATTCGGACATCTATCTGATATTATAATTCAAAATTGGTTGGATTTTTCTGATCTAATACCAACTCAACATTGGCTTAAACAAAGAATGGATGAATTAGAAAAAGCAAGAAACTATGTAGCTCATAATAGATTATTGCTACCGTCTGAATTTCGGCGTATTGAACAATATATTAATGACTGGAACAAGCAGGTTGGATTTTGA
- a CDS encoding DUF5343 domain-containing protein, producing MLSKKYLNSVKNLPAIMKKIIEGTAPDKFTTEHLKKIGFASSNDRAVLGLLKDLGFISENGGPTQRYHDYRNTSKSSKVLGEALKDAYSEIFHINEKPSQSDRPAITGLFKSTHNVSDQVAGYMANTFLSLLSIADIAGTNKPSTKKDVDKTKTEGEHPEAGAENPQQTNNNGFNGTFPIVPNLRYNIEIHLPSTKDIEVYNAIFKSLREHLLNE from the coding sequence ATGTTATCAAAAAAATATCTAAACAGTGTAAAAAATTTACCTGCGATAATGAAAAAGATTATTGAAGGTACAGCACCGGATAAGTTTACTACGGAGCATTTAAAAAAGATAGGTTTTGCAAGCAGCAATGATAGAGCTGTATTGGGGCTTCTCAAAGATCTTGGATTTATTTCTGAAAATGGAGGCCCAACACAACGATATCATGATTATAGGAATACATCAAAATCCAGTAAAGTTTTAGGAGAAGCGTTAAAAGATGCTTATTCTGAAATATTTCATATAAACGAAAAACCGTCACAATCAGATAGGCCTGCTATAACCGGCTTATTTAAATCCACTCACAATGTCAGCGACCAAGTTGCTGGTTATATGGCTAATACGTTTCTTAGCCTTTTAAGCATTGCAGACATTGCAGGAACAAATAAGCCTTCTACAAAAAAAGACGTTGACAAGACGAAAACAGAAGGCGAGCACCCTGAAGCAGGTGCAGAAAATCCTCAGCAAACAAATAACAATGGGTTTAATGGCACATTTCCCATTGTTCCTAATCTAAGATATAATATAGAAATTCATCTTCCATCTACAAAAGATATTGAAGTTTATAATGCGATATTTAAATCATTAAGAGAACATTTATTAAATGAATGA